A single window of Bos javanicus breed banteng chromosome 19, ARS-OSU_banteng_1.0, whole genome shotgun sequence DNA harbors:
- the TUBG1 gene encoding tubulin gamma-1 chain, which produces MPREIITLQLGQCGNQIGFEFWKQLCAEHGISPEGIVEEFATEGTDRKDVFFYQADDEHYIPRAVLLDLEPRVIHSILNSPYAKLYNPENIYLSEHGGGAGNNWASGFSQGEKIHEDIFDIIDREADGSDSLEGFVLCHSIAGGTGSGLGSYLLERLNDRYPKKLVQTYSVFPNQDEMSDVVVQPYNSLLTLKRLTQNADCVVVLDNTALNRIATDRLHIQNPSFSQINQLVSTIMSASTTTLRYPGYMNNDLIGLIASLIPTPRLHFLMTGYTPLTTDQSVASVRKTTVLDVMRRLLQPKNVMVSTGRDRQTNHCYIAILNIIQGEVDPTQVHKSLQRIRERKLANFIPWGPASIQVALSRKSPYLPSAHRVSGLMMANHTSISSLFERTCRQYDKLRKREAFLEQFRKEDIFKENFDELDTSREIVQQLIDEYHAATRPDYISWGTQEQ; this is translated from the exons ATGCCGAGGGAGATCATCACCCTACAGTTGGGCCAGTGCGGCAATCAGA TTGGGTTCGAGTTCTGGAAACAGCTGTGCGCCGAGCATGGTATCAGCCCCGAGGGCATCGTGGAGGAGTTCGCCACCGAGGGCACTGATCGCAAGGACGTCTTTTTCTACCAG GCAGACGATGAGCACTACATCCCGAGGGCAGTGCTGCTGGACCTGGAGCCCAGGGTGATCCACTCCATCCTCAACTCCCCCTATGCCAAGCTCTACAATCCAGAGAACATCTACCTGTCGGAGcatggaggaggagctggcaACAACTGGGCCAGCGGATTCTCCCAG GGAGAGAAGATTCACGAGGACATTTTTGACATAATAGACCGGGAGGCAGATGGCAGCGACAGCCTAGAG GGCTTCGTGCTATGTCACTCCATCGCTGGGGGAACAGGCTCTGGCCTGGGCTCCTACCTCTTAGAACGGCTCAACGACAG GTACCCCAAGAAGCTGGTGCAGACATACTCAGTGTTTCCCAACCAGGATGAGATGAGCGATGTGGTGGTCCAGCCCTACAACTCACTGCTCACGCTCAAGAGGCTGACCCAGAACGCCGACTGTGTG GTGGTGCTGGACAACACTGCCCTGAACCGGATCGCCACAGACCGCCTGCACATCCAGAATCCCTCGTTCTCCCAGATCAACCAGCTG GTATCCACCATCATGTCAGCCAGCACCACCACCCTGCGCTACCCCGGCTACATGAACAACGACCTCATCGGCCTCATCGCCTCGCTCATTCCCACGCCACGGCTCCACTTCCTCATGACTGGTTACACCCCCCTCACCACGGACCAGTCG GTGGCCAGCGTGAGAAAGACCACGGTCCTGGATGTCATGAGGCGACTGCTGCAGCCCAAGAACGTGATGGTGTCCACAGGCCGGGATCGCCAGACCAACCACTGCTACATCGCCATCCTCAACATCATCCAGGGGGAGGTGGACCCCACCCAG GTCCACAAGAGCCTGCAGAGGATCCGGGAACGGAAGCTGGCCAACTTCATCCCCTGGGGCCCCGCCAGCATCCAGGTGGCCCTGTCCAGGAAGTCGCCCTACCTGCCTTCTGCCCACAGGGTCAGTGGGCTCATGATGGCCAACCACACCAGCATCTCCTCG CTCTTCGAGCGGACCTGTCGCCAGTACGACAAGCTGCGGAAGCGGGAGGCCTTCCTAGAGCAGTTCCGCAAAGAGGACATCTTCAAGGAGAACTTTGACGAGCTGGATACATCCAGGGAGATTGTGCAGCAGCTCATCGATGAGTACCACGCAGCCACAAGGCCAGACTACATCTCCTGGGGCACCCAGGAGCAGTGA